In Pseudorasbora parva isolate DD20220531a chromosome 1, ASM2467924v1, whole genome shotgun sequence, the DNA window tgttaaaaatacagtaaaaatgtaagCATATTTACTGAACAACCTGTACATTTTACAATTTACAACtgttatttacaaaaaaaaccacaaacattttaaatggtaTATCCaacaaattaatttaacaaaataagaagtAAGATAAAACCCTCATGTAACTGATAAGAAAAAACAAAGACacaatatattattacaattaaagcCATCAAATGTGGTGTCATGCAGGGAATTGTGGGAGTGTCGATTTATGGTTTTTCGCTGCAAATAATAAATTGATTTGTTCGGTTTActttacaatttttttacatAGTACTTCACAGTAAAACTACATGAAATGTAGGATCTACTGTTTTTTCTGAGTATTACAATTTTTTACGGTTAACGTTACAATAAATGTACATGTAATTCATGTACCTtggatgtatatatatatatatatatatatatatatatatatatatatatatatatatatatatatatatatatatatatatatatacatacatacagtcgTGGTCAAAATGGTTGGTACCCCCGGTATATgcatatgatcaaatatggctgcaaaaaataaatctgcatcgTCTCAAGATCTTTTTGatctgttatatatatatataacttaacctttcattgaagtaaaatatttaaaaatgggggGTTAACCATATTATGAAATAATgtttctccaaaacacgttggccacaattgttggtacccttttattaaatactttttgcaaccttCTTTttccaagataacagctctgagtctccTCCTaaaatgcctgatgagtttgaagaacacctgacaagagatcagagaccattcctcccaactgaatctctccagatccttcagattcccagatccATACTGGTGCTTCTTCTCTTGCGTTCACTCCATTCATTTTCTTTtgggttcaggtcaggactgggacggtcatggcagaagcttcattttgtgctcagtgacacatttgtgtgttgattttgatgtttgttttggattgttggcctgatggaagatccaaccacggcccattataagatttctagcagaatccatcaggttttgattttttatcaTTTGGTATTTGCGAGAGTCCatgatgtccaggacctccagcaaaaaaacaGGCCCACAACATTCAAGATCCAGCAATATTTTTTAgctttgctgccaaaaagctcttttaatagattcatctgaccacagaaccaggtcccCTTTGAAtttccagtcgtgtctgacaactgaatatgctggagtttgtttctggatgagcgaggatggtttttcttgaaaccctcccaaacaacatgtggtgatgtaggggttgtttgattttttttttaggctttctgaccccaagactcaactaatctctgcgaCGAGTCTTTGTGGACTCAAACGTTCCTCCTTGTCATTAGGACAATATAGACATGTCTTCTTTCAGGCAGATTTTTGATTCACATTTGATTggagcttcttaattattgccctgatggtggaaatggggattttcaatgctttagctattttcctgCAGCcgctttctattttgtgaagcttaACAATCTCTTCCTTCACATCTGAACTATATTCTGTGGTTTTACTTATTGTGATGATGATAAAGGGAATTTGGCATTTGTGCCTCCTTATATTTACACTCCTGAGAAACAAGACATCATAGCTAGACAATATCATGTTAATTTGCagaattttatatatttatattgttttgtaattttaactgtaaaaaatagtattttattaatttgcagacttttgtattataaatatttaatttaccatGATCAGTGAACATGCACACTTTTAAGCATGTCTCTCTTCCCTCCTAGCTATGACCTCAGCCACGCCCCCTTCCTCCCGTAGCCCCTCCCCACAGAAGGTCTGCCACTCCCAAACACAGACCGATGTCCTAAAGCCGCTCCTGGGTGGAGGAGGCGGGGCTTCAACAGGAAACGGACCTGCGGCGCTGAGACGTCGTCGACGGGTGTTATCTAAAGATGGGCGGAGCAACGTTCGCATCGAACACGTCACCGGCCGAGGGGCGCTTTACCTGCGGGACCTCTGGACGACTTTTCTGGACATGCAGTGGCGCTACAAGCTTTTCCTGTTTTCTGCCACCTTCGCCGGCACTTGGTTTGTCTTTGGAGTGCTGTGGTACTTGGTGGCGCTTGTCCATGGAGATTTGCTAGGTGAGGACGCTCTTTGACTGTGCCTTAAATAACAGACGGaactatattttattttcataaatattcagtgttgggggtaatgcattacaagtaacttgagttatgtaatcagattactttttcaagtaactagtaaagtaacgcattacttttaaaatctaCGACAAAATATctgttactttttcaaaaaagtaaCGCAAGTTATTTTTCCCATTCATTTGACTGACAGAATACTatgcaaacctccaataattaaatattaaataaaactgttaaaaaaatgcattaatgcatttaAACAACCTTTATTGACCAATGTCTTGCTTCAAATTTTCAATTAATCCGTTAAACCAAAAGCAAAAATTTGtttggattttttatttttatcggAGAAGTAAGAGTGTTACACTTTTTTTCCTGCATCCTATTCTTGAAAGTTTGTTCGAGCGACGCCCTCTACTGTACATGcatgaatttgcattttttacCTCAGCCTGAGgtttattatttcaatttttgTTTGGTGTGAAGAGGTCTTTACATTTGCaacttttttgttataaaaaacgAAGATGAGGAAAAAGTAACGCAAAAGTAACGTAGCggattacttttcttaaaaagtaactaagtaactcaaTTACGTAaatttttaagggagtaacgcaatattttaatgcattacttttcaaagtaactttccccaacactgtaaATATTCATATGAAATTGCAACCCTGTGATTTCTGGGTCTTGTCCTTCCTCACTAGAGTTTGACCCTCCATCCAACCACACGCCGTGTGTGATGCAGGTCCAAACTCTGACGGGAGCGTTCCTCTTTTCCTTGGAATCGCAAACTACGATCGGATACGGCTTTCGCTGCATCACTGAGGAATGCCCACTTGCTATCATCCTGCTTATTGTCCAGCTGGTCATCACCATGGTGATGGAGATCTTCATCACTGGAACCTTCCTTGCCAAGGTACAACACTCTCAATTTTGATAAACACAGCATTTTAGTTGTAATTGGTGATGCCATTCACACCCCaaatttttttcatttcattgCACTAATTATACACGGGTTTTCAATGCGAATTTAACCTCTGCACTCGCGTCTCACATCTTTTGCAGCATCTCTTGCATGACACAGCGTTCTAAAAAGGATGcgatttttctgtatttttatagAATTTCGTGTTTTCCGAACTTAAAAGTATGACTGACGTGAATTTGCATAAATCTAATAAAAAAGGTTATGTTTAGGGGGGTGTTGGGGGTGGCAAATATGTGGCATATATGTCTTTAATTTAATTGCAGCCTTTGCAATTTTATATGTTATGGATAATTTCCATATTGTGATTTTAGGTTTAATTACAGTTAACCGTGCAGCCATGCTGGAACTAAATGAATGACTAGATCAggtttagaaaaatatctgattTAAATTGTACATTTTTCCTCTGATGTGTAGGTAGCTCGGCCGAAAAAACGTGGCGAGACGGTGAAGTTTAGTCAGCATGCTGTGGTCGCCAATCATGAGGGGCGGCCTTGTCTCATGATCCGTGTCGCTAACATGCGTAAGAGCCTCCTTCTGGGCTGCCAGGTAAACGCATCTCTGTGAAATCCAGATGAAATAATGGTGAATCTCATATTCACAGAGCCACTCATCATATCTCTGATTTCTCAGGTGACAGGTAAGCTCCTGCAGACGTCACTGACTAAAGAGGGTGAGACGGTACGTCTAGACCAGAGGAATGTAGCCTTCCAAGTGGACACGTCCACTGACAGTCCCTTTCTCATTCTGCCTCTAACTTTCTACCACGTGATAGATGACAATAGCCCAATGCGGGCCTGGGCTGCCAAAGGTACGTGAACCTTGGAGAACCTTGAAGTTACTGGAACAATAAAATGTTATGATGTTGGAATTTCAAAATGCAGTATAAAATGCAGTATCCCAGCTGAAAACACATTCCTTACTTTTTAATGGAAGTTGAACTGGTAACTTTGTAGCTCAACTAGGTGTTGGGTCAGGCATCTGGCTACTGTGTAAATGTAAGGCAGAGCGACATCATTTCACCTGGTGCAACCTTAGGTGTCAAAAGGGTTGGCAATGTGACGTtggccagtaagagctgtgtgtgtaaacctcactcccctgtaAACCTCACTGCGGTCTTGAGCCTCCTTGTTGAAGCACCTGCCTCCCATGCTGAAAATGTTGGTTCAAACCCACCTTGTCGTGGTGAGAGTTGAACCGGatggggttacattggtgctgTGACTGGGATAGCGAAGTTTAGAGGGGTGAgagtaacggaggccagctattAAGAACTACGCATGTGAACTTCATTCCCTTGGCCTCAGGAGGCGCCCTAGCGATAGATGCTTGAGACTGCGGCCTTTAGCTTCCTTGTTAGCATGCCAGCCTCCCATGCTGGAAACACTGGTTCAAATCCCCCGTGTCGTGGTGAGAGCCGAGAGTCGTGGTACGtcacccggatgggagtgaggtttaggcaGGCTGAGTGTAATGAAGTCCAGCTAGTAAGatctgtgcaagtaaacctaaCTCCCCTGGCCTCAAGGGTCACCCTATCTACAGACACTAGAGACTGCTGCTTAGTGTTCTTGTTGAAGCACCTGCCTCCCATGCCGTAAACGCTGGTTCGAATCCTCCTCCTTGCAGTGCGAGTAGAACtggaggggttacattggtgccgtgacccgggtgGGGGTGAGGTttgggggtgagtgtaacggaggccagctagtaagaGCTGTGTAAATAAACCTTACTCCCATGGCCTCAAGGGGCACCCTAGCTACAGATGCTAGAGACTGCTACATTAAGAGTTCTTGTTGAAGCATCTGCCTCCCATGCCGTAAACGCTGGTTCGAATCCTCCTCGTTGCAGTGCGAGTAGAACTGGAGGGGTTGTATTGGTGCCGTGGCCCGGGTGGGAGTGAGGGTTAGTCAGGGTGAGTGTAACTGAGGCCAGCTAGTAAGAGCTgggcaagtaaacctcacttcCCTGGTTCAAGAGGCGCCCTAGCTACAGATTTTAGAGACGACTGTCTTGCTGTTAAGCGTCCCTGTTAACACGCCTGCCTCCCATGCCGTTAACGCTGGTTCGAATCCTCCAGGTTGCAATGCGAGTAGAACTGGAAGGGTTGCATTGGTGTCGTGACTGGGATGGGAGCGAGGTttagggggtgagtgtaacggaggccagaaTAAGAACTGAGCGTTTAAATTTCACTTCCCTGACTCCAAGAGGCGCCCTAGAGGTAGACGCTAGAGCAAGGATGGGCAActtcggtcctggagggccactgtcctgcagagtttagctccaaccctaatcaaaaaTCGCACCCACTTgtagatttctaaaaatcctaaAACATTGATTAGCTGGATCAGGTTTGTTTGATtagagttggagctaaactctgcaggacagtggccctccaggaccgaagTTGCCCATCCCTGCGCTAGAGACAGCATTCATTAGTGTCCTTGTTAGTGTGCCCATCTCCCATGGTGGAAACTCCATGGCGTTACGCCAACAACTGGTGTAGAGATTCCTGTAGCTTAGAAAGTAGAGCATGGGTGCAATTCTCAGGGTATGCATGAACTGGTAAAATGAATACTGCAAAGTTATTTAGTGTCTCCTTGCACTTTGAAAAACGTACAACTAATTTGAGCTTTTTTGTGATTGGTAGTGCAGAGGTGGCATTAGCTATGGTGGCAGATGAAAACTGTCAGTAGGATACACCTGAGAACAGGGACAGCGTGGTGCGGCTCCAGCAGAGTTTCTCTGAGGATAGAGTGCTGGATGAGAGAAACGTGAAACAGCAGTGTGGGGAGAGGTGTCAAAGACACCAGAGAAGCTCTGTTTCAGTGCTGAGGTCACGCAGCAGGCAGAAAGCTCAGGGAGTTCTGCCACTCTGAGCACATGCTGGTGCCCTGTTTCCACTGACACTTCACACCTGAATCGAGTGCGCGTGGCTGGCCAAAGTGGCTCAATTTATGTTTCCACTTTGGCTCTACTGGATTAATCATGAGGGTAAATGTGAACTAGATTTACTGTTTCCCTGTGCAAAACTCGCTGCCACGATTCCAGggtgttgtgggtggttgctagggcattgctatgcagttgATAAGGGTGCACTAGGGGGTTTCTAGGGAATTTCAGTGGTTTCTTGAGTGTTCTGGGATTGTTGCTTGCTGGCCCAAGTCAAAATGTAATTGTGTGTTCATGTCATTGATTTTATTTAGGAGTGGAACACAAATAAACGACACCACACAATTGTGAATGAGTTCTTTGATGTCAAAACAATCCAGGACTGTGTAAAATCTGATACTGACAGAATTTCATCTGAGGAAAAATTTGATCGCAGTAGTCATTTTTCAGCCAAACTAGTGAtcaaagactttattttttgACCTAGGATCATTGGAATCTTAGCATTTGTAAAATgagtctcagacggccaaattgTGG includes these proteins:
- the kcnj10a gene encoding ATP-sensitive inward rectifier potassium channel 10, yielding MTSATPPSSRSPSPQKVCHSQTQTDVLKPLLGGGGGASTGNGPAALRRRRRVLSKDGRSNVRIEHVTGRGALYLRDLWTTFLDMQWRYKLFLFSATFAGTWFVFGVLWYLVALVHGDLLEFDPPSNHTPCVMQVQTLTGAFLFSLESQTTIGYGFRCITEECPLAIILLIVQLVITMVMEIFITGTFLAKVARPKKRGETVKFSQHAVVANHEGRPCLMIRVANMRKSLLLGCQVTGKLLQTSLTKEGETVRLDQRNVAFQVDTSTDSPFLILPLTFYHVIDDNSPMRAWAAKGGGWTDPELADFELLVIMSATVEPTSATCQVRTSYLPDEILWGYEFPPVVSLSPSGKYVADFAFFDKVAKTKTPPLFKQTPPPSTQSPQHQGNGRGEQGADTEKMRLEESYREERGRDRGRVRDQLSVRISNV